Proteins from a single region of Engystomops pustulosus chromosome 5, aEngPut4.maternal, whole genome shotgun sequence:
- the LOC140132327 gene encoding fucolectin-4-like, with amino-acid sequence MDLVWSLVLLGSLALTLGCSPVPGAINLARNGEASQDSDYTVSSVMGYARNAIDGVSNTDYEKGSCTHTAGINPPWWKLDLRRSYKISSVVLTNRQDCCPERLLGAEVQIGNSPDNNNPVCGTVTSVGNPSILFCCNGMEGQYVSVVIPGRPMWLTLCEVDVYEDLTTKDNKVCW; translated from the exons atGGATCTCGTGTGGTCTCTGGTTCTGCTCGGATCTCTGGCGCTGACCCTGGGGTGTTCTCCTGTACCTGGAG CAATAAACCTGGCGAGGAATGGAGAAGCCTCCCAGGACTCTGACTACACGGTGTCCTCAGTGATGGGTTATGCCAGGAACGCCATAGATGGAGTCAGTAATACAGACTACGAGAAGGGATCCTGCACCCACACAGCCGGCATCAACCCTCCATGGTGGAAGCTGGACCTGAGGAGGTCCTACAAGATATCAAGTGTTGTCCTAACAAACAGACAGGATTGTTGTCCGGAGAGACTGCTGGGAGCGGAGGTCCAAATCGGGAACTCGCCCGACAACAACAACCCAGT GTGCGGGACGGTCACGAGTGTCGGGAATCCCTCCATATTGTTCTGCTGTAATGGGATGGAGGGTCAGTACGTCAGCGTGGTGATCCCGGGGCGCCCCATGTGGCTGACGCTGTGCGAGGTGGACGTCTATGAAGACCTGACCACAAAGGACAACAAAGTCTGCTGGTAG
- the LOC140132324 gene encoding fucolectin-like — MMNPVSSLLLLGSLALTLGCPPVPGAINVARYGEASQDSDYGFPNNPKGSARNAIDGVKYMNYERGFCTHTSGLNRPWWRLNLKNIYKISSVILLNRGDCCAERLLGAQIRIGNSPYNDNPICAQVTNVRDLTLTFCCYGMEGQYVSVVIPGRREWLTLCEVEVYGYMIPKRTWHNFQASGKLH, encoded by the exons gatGAATCCTGTGTCATCGCTGCTTCTGCTCGGATCTCTGGCCCTGACTCTGGGATGCCCTCCTGTACCCGGAG CAATAAACGTAGCGAGATATGGAGAAGCTTCCCAGGACTCGGACTACGGATTCCCTAACAATCCAAAAGGAAGTGCCAGAAATGCCATAGATGGCGTCAAATACATGAATTATGAGAGAGGTTTCTGCACTCACACCAGTGGACTGAACCGTCCGTGGTGGAGGTTGAACCTGAAAAACATCTACAAGATATCAAGTGTTATCCTTTTAAATAGAGGAGACTGCTGCGCAGAGAGACTGCTGGGAGCTCAGATCCGAATTGGGAACTCGCCCTACAACGACAACCCAAT ATGTGCCCAGGTCACGAATGTGCGGGATCTGACCTTGACGTTTTGCTGTTATGGTATGGAAGGTCAATACGTCAGCGTGGTGATCCCAGGACGCAGAGAGTGGCTAACACTGTGCGAGGTCGAGGTCTATGGATACATGATCCCTAAAAGAACCTGGCATAACTTCCAAGCATCTGGAAAACTTCACTAA